AAATTGATGTACTGGTATAACTTCCCTACATTCGGAAACTTGCCTATGTATTGGATGGTCTGAAAACAAATATAGCCGGGCCTCGCATGATCCGAATTGTTCATGTTGTAGTCCAGTGGGTTTTGCTGCTTCACCTGGTTTCCGGCAGAATTTGATTTTCCCCGGCTTGTTCTCTTCTTGGCCTTGATCTCCCTGGCGTATCGCTCCCGATCCTCTCTCCGGTTTAGCCCGTGTCTGCGTAGTACGTTATAAATGCCGGATTCCCCCGTCCGTACTCCTTCGTCCTGTAATTCATAGTAGATCCGCTTGGGCCCATCCTGGGGAAAACGTGCCACATATTGCAAAATAATCTTTTCCGTTGTTCTGTCCACCTGATTCGGCATCACCGGTCTGCGGTCCTTGCTGCCAAGTCCGGCCATTCCATCCTGCATATAGGCGTTATACCAGCGGTAATACAGAGTTCTGGAAATACCGAATTCCTTGCACGTCTTTGACACGTTGTTACTTGTCATTCCGTGGAGGATAACCTGATACTTCTGGCTCTCGTTCAATCGCTTCGCCCCTTTCCCTGAACCGTCGTACTTACTCTTATTGTAGTAAAGTAAGGGGTTCCAGACAATAAAATGAGTTACATGTTTGTGACCCGTCGGATCATTTCAGGGCTTGCCCCGAAGCTAACAAACTATAATTTTCCAGTAAATAAAAATAACTAGAATTACATGTTAAAATTGTTACAATGTTGGGTGGTGAAAAGGGAAACACCAATCCATACCAAAATAGTCGCATATATTTCGGTTCCAGATTTTCTATAGATTAATAGGCTCAAGCGCATTAGAACCCTCCATTATTTCCACTCTTCTTCTAAAATAGCGTAATAATATTCGTCCCACCATTCATTTCCATGTGGTATACACTTCTTGAAAAAGCCTTCTCTTCTCATTCCAACCTTCTCCATCACTCGATATGATGGGGTATTCTGTGGCTGACATGTAGCTATAATTCTGTGTAATTTCATTTTCTCAAACCCATATTTCAATGTAGCTTGTGCTGCTTCAGAAGCATACCCTTTGTTGAAATATTTAGGATTGAACACCCAACCAATTTCATACGTATGTTCACCAAAATATTTATGAAAAACAATATGACCAATCAGGATATTTTCATCTATTAATACCACAGGAAAGTTCTTAGCATTTTCACCAATGTTTTTATTTATAAAGTCTCTTGTATCTTCTTCAGTAAAGACCCCTTCGGGTATGTATTTCATAACATTGATATCTGATGTATACTCATGGACAGCTTCCCAATCTTTGAACTCAAATGTTCGTATTAATAATCTTTCTGCTTTTATAAACATTACTTTTCCCCCTCAAAAATTTGACCTTATATCTTTGTTTCAATAATAGGAAGAAAAGATCCTTTAAAGACAAGGCTCCAATCCAAAATAAATTTTTGAAACTAGTTGATTACCGTTAATCGATAAGTAATTACATGCAAAGCCTCACCGCGCCCTGGAAGCTGCACACAGTGTGAAAATAGAGATAAAACCCGGACAGAGCGCATTTCGGACTTACATTCCGCTATTTGCTACAATTGAGAAGATTTGCAATCGTTACGGACTGAGAATCCGTTATTTCCACAAAACATACCCGATTCCGCTTAAACAAGCGAAAATAGCTGCCTCAGTCCGTTACCTCACTCTAATAGACGAAATCGCTCCATATAACGGAACCTGAGTCCGTTAAGGTTCACCTGTAAATTTCAAACCACTACAAACACCCGAATATACGGCAGGCAAATTAATTGAAATCCTGTTTAGTGAAGATTTTGGCAGTACAGTAGTAGTTGAAGAGTTATAATGTTGTCGCAACAAAAAAACTACCAAACGGTAGTTTTTTATTGCAAGCGTCTCGAAAGTGGTGTGAATTCTTTCCTATCTTCAGTAACTGGCTTGAGCACGATACAGAGCTACTTTTTACCACCCAAGTTGAACAGCGAAACGATAATACCAATGACGAGCAGCACGAGCGGCGAACCAATCAGTAAAAAGAGAGAAGCCGCCATACCTTCATAAGAGATTGTACCGATCACAACTGGAATCTCGACTCCTACCTGCGTAAGGATGAATAAAACACCCCAAGACACAATCCAATGATACCAAAAGTCTTCATAGTTCTTCCAAAAGATTTTGACATTTCTTATCC
Above is a window of Paenibacillus uliginis N3/975 DNA encoding:
- a CDS encoding helix-turn-helix domain-containing protein, producing MNESQKYQVILHGMTSNNVSKTCKEFGISRTLYYRWYNAYMQDGMAGLGSKDRRPVMPNQVDRTTEKIILQYVARFPQDGPKRIYYELQDEGVRTGESGIYNVLRRHGLNRREDRERYAREIKAKKRTSRGKSNSAGNQVKQQNPLDYNMNNSDHARPGYICFQTIQYIGKFPNVGKLYQYINLDSYSRLALVKLCNQKSTMQLIDFMRFKIMPLLRTFHLEIDNLVTNKSQEFSTAWERGNHMYTEYLHKHNINSVTYGADHPEVFQPLHEFTTVLGKEFYKPVWHEGRIDSFDTLEQRLNEYMNYYNYTRPLGEGNNQGKIPSDIVLDFRGVQEPLPLWLYTRR
- a CDS encoding GNAT family N-acetyltransferase, giving the protein MFIKAERLLIRTFEFKDWEAVHEYTSDINVMKYIPEGVFTEEDTRDFINKNIGENAKNFPVVLIDENILIGHIVFHKYFGEHTYEIGWVFNPKYFNKGYASEAAQATLKYGFEKMKLHRIIATCQPQNTPSYRVMEKVGMRREGFFKKCIPHGNEWWDEYYYAILEEEWK